In Populus alba chromosome 1, ASM523922v2, whole genome shotgun sequence, a single window of DNA contains:
- the LOC118033928 gene encoding short-chain dehydrogenase TIC 32 B, chloroplastic, translating into MFETLKYLTGSAGASGYGSKSTGEQVTENCGDLHSITAIITGATSGIGAETARVLAKRGARLVLPARSLKAAEDAKARIISENPDTEIIVMGLDLSSLNSVRNFVSEFESFDLPLNLLINNAGKFAREHAISEDGIEMTFATNYLGHFLLTKLLLKKMIETAKTTGIQGRIVNVSSSIYNWFSGDTIRYLGQISRNKLRDFDPTRAYALSKLANVLHTKELAQRLKQMEANVTVNCVHPGVVRTRLTREREGIVTDMAFFLTSKLLKTIPQAAATTCYVATHPRLVNVTGKYFSDCNEASTSKLGSNSTEAARLWTASEIMVSRGSKAVFDPLTSTLDYDISIKQFK; encoded by the exons ATGTTTGAAACTTTGAAGTACCTCACCGGCTCAGCCGGAGCAAGTGGCTATGGTTCTAAGTCCACCGGCGAGCAAGTAACTGAAAACTGCGGCGATCTGCATTCCATAACGGCCATCATCACTG GTGCCACATCCGGGATAGGAGCGGAGACGGCAAGGGTGCTGGCGAAGAGAGGTGCGAGGCTGGTGTTGCCGGCTAGGAGCCTGAAAGCCGCCGAAGATGCCAAGGCAAGAATTATATCAGAGAATCCGGATACGGAGATCATTGTTATGGGGCTTGATCTTAGCTCTCTCAACTCTGTTCGAAACTTTGTTTCAGAGTTTGAGTCCTTCGACTTGCCTCTCAATCTCCTCAT AAATAATGCTGGAAAGTTTGCGCGCGAGCATGCAATCTCTGAAGATGGGATAGAGATGACCTTCGCTACTAATTATCTAg GTCACTTTttattgacaaaattgttattgaaGAAGATGATTGAAACAGCAAAAACAACTGGGATTCAAGGCAGGATAGTGAATGTCTCATCGAGTATTTACAATTGGTTTTCAGGCGATACGATCCGATATCTTGGCCAAATATCCCGAAACAAATTACG TGATTTCGATCCTACACGTGCATATGCTCTCTCGAAGCTCGCTAATGTTTTGCACACCAAGGAGCTTGCTCAGAGACTGAAG CAAATGGAGGCCAACGTGACTGTGAATTGTGTTCATCCAGGAGTTGTAAGAACTAGACTCACTAGAGAACGAGAAGGCATAGTCACAG ATATGGCATTTTTCTTGACTTCCAAGCTCTTGAAAACAATCCCTCAG GCTGCCGCGACAACATGCTATGTGGCAACACATCCGAGGCTAGTAAATGTGACTGGAAAGTACTTTTCGGATTGCAATGAAGCCTCAACGTCCAAATTGGGATCCAACTCAACAGAAGCTGCTCGATTATGGACTGCCTCGGAAATCATGGTTTCTAGAGGCTCAAAAGCAGTTTTTGACCCACTCACTAGTACCTTAGATTATGATATATcaataaaacaattcaaataa